The following are encoded in a window of Primulina eburnea isolate SZY01 chromosome 4, ASM2296580v1, whole genome shotgun sequence genomic DNA:
- the LOC140830209 gene encoding uncharacterized protein, whose amino-acid sequence MRTGEGVTEYFSRVMTVANKMRTYGEDMEDVKVVEKILRSLTKKFNYVVCSIEESKDTDALTIDELQSSLIVHEQKFQRHHGEEQALKVTYDGGRGRGRSTYRGRGRGGGGGRASFNKATVECYKCHKLGHFQYECPENKEVHYAEVGEEDEMLLMAYEELIETRNQDAWFLDSGCSNHMCGNRGIFSDINEEFRHSVKLGNNTR is encoded by the coding sequence ATGAGAACTGGTGAAGGAGTGACAGAGTATTTCTCAAGGGTCATGACAGTAGCAAACAAGATGCGAACTTATGGAGAAGATATGGAAGATGttaaagtagtagaaaaaattCTACGCTCTTTAACTAAGAAATTTAACTATGTTGTTTGTTCCATTGAAGAGTCAAAAGACACTGATGCTCTCACTATTGATGAGTTACAAAGCTCCTTGATAGTACATGAACAGAAATTTCAAAGGCATCATGGAGAGGAGCAGGCTTTGAAAGTGACATATGATGGAGGAAGAGGTCGTGGTCGTAGTACCTATAGAGGACGAGGAAGAGGCGGAGGGGGAGGCAGAGCCAGTTTCAACAAAGCCACCGTGGAATGTTATAAATGTCATAAACTTGGACATTTTCAATATGAATGTCCTGAGAATAAAGAAGTGCATTATGCAGAAGTTGGCGAGGAAGATGAAATGCTTCTCATGGCTTATGAGGAGTTGATTGAGACCAGAAATCAAGATGCATGGTTCCTTGATTCAGGTTGTTCTAATCACATGTGTGGCAACCGAGGTATATTCAGTGATATCAATGAAGAATTTCGGCACTCGGTGAAGCTCGGAAATAACACAAGATGA